In Sander vitreus isolate 19-12246 chromosome 12, sanVit1, whole genome shotgun sequence, the following proteins share a genomic window:
- the gata6 gene encoding transcription factor GATA-6 isoform X2 encodes MVDYSLTIFINPVYGKCSWMDLGENSWSMVKREVSSSPGSPAEQTYLPGDNRRDGPTSDELRTPPIDLDALGHRRSDGRSLHSYVHFGHHNNTLTAEDIPLFTDLDQGSKLVLSSAAHKASLLVDPSDMYQTLAIAAAQSQTGYDSSSGGYMHSNPNSPVYVPSSRVGPMIPSLSYLQASGSAQPSHAVSSHSVWSQPAPESPSYSTGSPHTSSRFHYPPSPPINNGTPRDTGYSNTLNVSSRDQYGLSRPLSGTYASPYSPYAPQLSQLPSPWTGGPFDNTMLHTLQSRGAPLIRGPNGVSDILDDMGESRECVNCGSISTPLWRRDGTGHFLCNACGLYSKMNGLSRPLIKPQKRTSTSRRIGLSCANCQTSTTTLWRRNAEGEPVCNACGLYTKLHGVPRPLAMKKEGIQTRKRKPKTLNKTKGSSDCSKTSSPSGQVSGVSSSVLSSSGEVTGSAVKYPGQDGLYTSVGLSQPSDVASVRGEPWCPMALA; translated from the exons AT GGTAGACTACTCCCTGACGATTTTTATTAACCCAGTGTATGGAAAGTGCTCCTGGATGGACCTGGGCGAAAACAGCTGGTCCATGGTCAAGCGAGAAGTATCCAGCAGCCCAGGGTCACCGGCTGAACAGACCTACCTGCCCGGTGACAACAGGAGGGACGGTCCCACCTCGGATGAGCTGAGGACACCTCCGATCGACCTTGACGCACTGGGGCACCGCCGCTCCGACGGCAGATCACTACACTCCTACGTTCACTTCGGACACCATAACAATACGCTGACTGCCGAGGACATCCCGCTGTTTACGGATTTAGACCAGGGCAGCAAACTCGTCCTCTCCAGCGCAGCGCACAAGGCGAGCTTGCTGGTGGACCCGAGCGACATGTACCAAACACTGGCCATCGCCGCAGCCCAGAGCCAGACTGGATATGATTCATCCTCTGGTGGTTATATGCACTCCAACCCCAACTCCCCCGTGTATGTCCCCAGCTCCCGGGTGGGCCCAATGATACCCAGCCTCTCATATCTGCAGGCCAGCGGCTCTGCGCAGCCCAGTCACGCAGTCTCCAGCCACTCGGTCTGGTCGCAGCCCGCACCGGAGAGCCCTTCATACAGCACCGGGAGCCCTCACACCTCCAGTCGGTTCCACTACCCTCCGAGCCCACCCATCAATAACGGGACGCCCCGGGACACCGGCTACAGTAACACGCTGAATGTGAGCAGCAGAGACCAGTACGGCCTCTCTCGGCCCCTCAGCGGGACCTACGCGAGTCCATACTCTCCTTACGCACCACAGCTGTCCCAGCTGCCCTCGCCTTGGACCGGGGGACCTTTTGATAATACCATGCTGCACACCTTGCAGAGCAGAGGCGCGCCCTTGATTCGAGGACCAAACGGAG TTTCAGATATTCTCGACGACATGGGGGAGAGCAGAGAGTGCGTGAACTGCGGTTCCATCTCCACGCCGCTCTGGAGGCGCGACGGCACGGGCCACTTTCTCTGCAACGCCTGCGGCCTTTACAGCAAAATGAATGGGCTGAGCCGGCCATTAATTAAACCACAGAAACGGACG TCAACGTCCAGAAGAATCGGCCTGTCCTGCGCTAATTGTCAAACCAGCACGACCACTTTGTGGCGCAGAAACGCGGAGGGAGAGCCAGTTTGTAACGCGTGTGGGCTCTACACAAAATTACACGGG GTACCTCGGCCGCTCGCCATGAAGAAAGAGGGAATCcagacaagaaaaagaaaaccaaagaCCTTGAATAAAACAAAGGGATCCTCTG ATTGCTCGAAAACCAGCTCTCCTTCCGGACAGGTGTCAGGG GTCAGTTCGTCTGTGCTGTCCAGCTCAGGGGAGGTAACCGGCTCAGCGGTGAAGTACCCGGGACAGGACGGCCTGTACACCAGCGTGGGTCTGTCCCAGCCATCAGATGTAGCTTCAGTGAGGGGTGAACCCTGGTGCCCCATGGCCTTAGCTTGA
- the gata6 gene encoding transcription factor GATA-6 isoform X3, giving the protein MDLGENSWSMVKREVSSSPGSPAEQTYLPGDNRRDGPTSDELRTPPIDLDALGHRRSDGRSLHSYVHFGHHNNTLTAEDIPLFTDLDQGSKLVLSSAAHKASLLVDPSDMYQTLAIAAAQSQTGYDSSSGGYMHSNPNSPVYVPSSRVGPMIPSLSYLQASGSAQPSHAVSSHSVWSQPAPESPSYSTGSPHTSSRFHYPPSPPINNGTPRDTGYSNTLNVSSRDQYGLSRPLSGTYASPYSPYAPQLSQLPSPWTGGPFDNTMLHTLQSRGAPLIRGPNGVSDILDDMGESRECVNCGSISTPLWRRDGTGHFLCNACGLYSKMNGLSRPLIKPQKRTSTSRRIGLSCANCQTSTTTLWRRNAEGEPVCNACGLYTKLHGVPRPLAMKKEGIQTRKRKPKTLNKTKGSSGNNNSVSMTPTSTSSSNSEDCSKTSSPSGQVSGVSSSVLSSSGEVTGSAVKYPGQDGLYTSVGLSQPSDVASVRGEPWCPMALA; this is encoded by the exons ATGGACCTGGGCGAAAACAGCTGGTCCATGGTCAAGCGAGAAGTATCCAGCAGCCCAGGGTCACCGGCTGAACAGACCTACCTGCCCGGTGACAACAGGAGGGACGGTCCCACCTCGGATGAGCTGAGGACACCTCCGATCGACCTTGACGCACTGGGGCACCGCCGCTCCGACGGCAGATCACTACACTCCTACGTTCACTTCGGACACCATAACAATACGCTGACTGCCGAGGACATCCCGCTGTTTACGGATTTAGACCAGGGCAGCAAACTCGTCCTCTCCAGCGCAGCGCACAAGGCGAGCTTGCTGGTGGACCCGAGCGACATGTACCAAACACTGGCCATCGCCGCAGCCCAGAGCCAGACTGGATATGATTCATCCTCTGGTGGTTATATGCACTCCAACCCCAACTCCCCCGTGTATGTCCCCAGCTCCCGGGTGGGCCCAATGATACCCAGCCTCTCATATCTGCAGGCCAGCGGCTCTGCGCAGCCCAGTCACGCAGTCTCCAGCCACTCGGTCTGGTCGCAGCCCGCACCGGAGAGCCCTTCATACAGCACCGGGAGCCCTCACACCTCCAGTCGGTTCCACTACCCTCCGAGCCCACCCATCAATAACGGGACGCCCCGGGACACCGGCTACAGTAACACGCTGAATGTGAGCAGCAGAGACCAGTACGGCCTCTCTCGGCCCCTCAGCGGGACCTACGCGAGTCCATACTCTCCTTACGCACCACAGCTGTCCCAGCTGCCCTCGCCTTGGACCGGGGGACCTTTTGATAATACCATGCTGCACACCTTGCAGAGCAGAGGCGCGCCCTTGATTCGAGGACCAAACGGAG TTTCAGATATTCTCGACGACATGGGGGAGAGCAGAGAGTGCGTGAACTGCGGTTCCATCTCCACGCCGCTCTGGAGGCGCGACGGCACGGGCCACTTTCTCTGCAACGCCTGCGGCCTTTACAGCAAAATGAATGGGCTGAGCCGGCCATTAATTAAACCACAGAAACGGACG TCAACGTCCAGAAGAATCGGCCTGTCCTGCGCTAATTGTCAAACCAGCACGACCACTTTGTGGCGCAGAAACGCGGAGGGAGAGCCAGTTTGTAACGCGTGTGGGCTCTACACAAAATTACACGGG GTACCTCGGCCGCTCGCCATGAAGAAAGAGGGAATCcagacaagaaaaagaaaaccaaagaCCTTGAATAAAACAAAGGGATCCTCTG gaAATAACAACTCTGTCTCTATGACTCCCACATCCACATCTTCATCTAATTCCGAAGATTGCTCGAAAACCAGCTCTCCTTCCGGACAGGTGTCAGGG GTCAGTTCGTCTGTGCTGTCCAGCTCAGGGGAGGTAACCGGCTCAGCGGTGAAGTACCCGGGACAGGACGGCCTGTACACCAGCGTGGGTCTGTCCCAGCCATCAGATGTAGCTTCAGTGAGGGGTGAACCCTGGTGCCCCATGGCCTTAGCTTGA
- the gata6 gene encoding transcription factor GATA-6 isoform X1 — translation MVDYSLTIFINPVYGKCSWMDLGENSWSMVKREVSSSPGSPAEQTYLPGDNRRDGPTSDELRTPPIDLDALGHRRSDGRSLHSYVHFGHHNNTLTAEDIPLFTDLDQGSKLVLSSAAHKASLLVDPSDMYQTLAIAAAQSQTGYDSSSGGYMHSNPNSPVYVPSSRVGPMIPSLSYLQASGSAQPSHAVSSHSVWSQPAPESPSYSTGSPHTSSRFHYPPSPPINNGTPRDTGYSNTLNVSSRDQYGLSRPLSGTYASPYSPYAPQLSQLPSPWTGGPFDNTMLHTLQSRGAPLIRGPNGVSDILDDMGESRECVNCGSISTPLWRRDGTGHFLCNACGLYSKMNGLSRPLIKPQKRTSTSRRIGLSCANCQTSTTTLWRRNAEGEPVCNACGLYTKLHGVPRPLAMKKEGIQTRKRKPKTLNKTKGSSGNNNSVSMTPTSTSSSNSEDCSKTSSPSGQVSGVSSSVLSSSGEVTGSAVKYPGQDGLYTSVGLSQPSDVASVRGEPWCPMALA, via the exons AT GGTAGACTACTCCCTGACGATTTTTATTAACCCAGTGTATGGAAAGTGCTCCTGGATGGACCTGGGCGAAAACAGCTGGTCCATGGTCAAGCGAGAAGTATCCAGCAGCCCAGGGTCACCGGCTGAACAGACCTACCTGCCCGGTGACAACAGGAGGGACGGTCCCACCTCGGATGAGCTGAGGACACCTCCGATCGACCTTGACGCACTGGGGCACCGCCGCTCCGACGGCAGATCACTACACTCCTACGTTCACTTCGGACACCATAACAATACGCTGACTGCCGAGGACATCCCGCTGTTTACGGATTTAGACCAGGGCAGCAAACTCGTCCTCTCCAGCGCAGCGCACAAGGCGAGCTTGCTGGTGGACCCGAGCGACATGTACCAAACACTGGCCATCGCCGCAGCCCAGAGCCAGACTGGATATGATTCATCCTCTGGTGGTTATATGCACTCCAACCCCAACTCCCCCGTGTATGTCCCCAGCTCCCGGGTGGGCCCAATGATACCCAGCCTCTCATATCTGCAGGCCAGCGGCTCTGCGCAGCCCAGTCACGCAGTCTCCAGCCACTCGGTCTGGTCGCAGCCCGCACCGGAGAGCCCTTCATACAGCACCGGGAGCCCTCACACCTCCAGTCGGTTCCACTACCCTCCGAGCCCACCCATCAATAACGGGACGCCCCGGGACACCGGCTACAGTAACACGCTGAATGTGAGCAGCAGAGACCAGTACGGCCTCTCTCGGCCCCTCAGCGGGACCTACGCGAGTCCATACTCTCCTTACGCACCACAGCTGTCCCAGCTGCCCTCGCCTTGGACCGGGGGACCTTTTGATAATACCATGCTGCACACCTTGCAGAGCAGAGGCGCGCCCTTGATTCGAGGACCAAACGGAG TTTCAGATATTCTCGACGACATGGGGGAGAGCAGAGAGTGCGTGAACTGCGGTTCCATCTCCACGCCGCTCTGGAGGCGCGACGGCACGGGCCACTTTCTCTGCAACGCCTGCGGCCTTTACAGCAAAATGAATGGGCTGAGCCGGCCATTAATTAAACCACAGAAACGGACG TCAACGTCCAGAAGAATCGGCCTGTCCTGCGCTAATTGTCAAACCAGCACGACCACTTTGTGGCGCAGAAACGCGGAGGGAGAGCCAGTTTGTAACGCGTGTGGGCTCTACACAAAATTACACGGG GTACCTCGGCCGCTCGCCATGAAGAAAGAGGGAATCcagacaagaaaaagaaaaccaaagaCCTTGAATAAAACAAAGGGATCCTCTG gaAATAACAACTCTGTCTCTATGACTCCCACATCCACATCTTCATCTAATTCCGAAGATTGCTCGAAAACCAGCTCTCCTTCCGGACAGGTGTCAGGG GTCAGTTCGTCTGTGCTGTCCAGCTCAGGGGAGGTAACCGGCTCAGCGGTGAAGTACCCGGGACAGGACGGCCTGTACACCAGCGTGGGTCTGTCCCAGCCATCAGATGTAGCTTCAGTGAGGGGTGAACCCTGGTGCCCCATGGCCTTAGCTTGA